The Bacteroidota bacterium sequence GATGATCGCTGAATTCCGAGTACCTGTCGTTAAGAATGGAAAACGCGAAGCGATTGCCGATGCCGTAGCGAAATACAATGAGAATCTCTCTGATGCGGCATTAATTGAGCTCTCCGTTGTCAAAGACTTGGAGAGCAATCTTGAGAAGAAAGCGATGAGATCTCATCATGGCTAAGGTCATCCCCATCGGCAGTCCAGTCAACGATGGCGAACGCAGGACGATAGCACATCTGCGCGATGTGTTGCCGGATGACTATGTCATTCTTCACAACTTCGAAATCAAACACGACAACCAGAACTTTGAAGTGGACATCGCGGTGGTGGCTCCGCATGCGGTCTTCCTTGTCGACGTGAAGGGCACACGCGGCACCATTGAGGTGCAAGGCAACAAATGGTACCCGGAAGGACGACGGCCCTTCTTTTCGCCCCTGCCGAAGATCCGGGAGCATGCCAAGTCGCTGAAAGGCGTCATCACCAAGGCGAACCCGGCGAATCGTGACCTGGAGCGTGT is a genomic window containing:
- a CDS encoding NERD domain-containing protein — translated: MAKVIPIGSPVNDGERRTIAHLRDVLPDDYVILHNFEIKHDNQNFEVDIAVVAPHAVFLVDVKGTRGTIEVQGNKWYPEGRRPFFSPLPKIREHAKSLKGVITKANPANRDLERVFIAEAVILCAPDAYLVDPADRDAEHVCTIKKAARFFTDTALLPNWANDNIRRFAGLIQKTITGNAKAVTGPLVFDRWEVTEKIGANDLYTEYRAVNSL